The following DNA comes from Bacillota bacterium.
GATTTACAAAGGTAGGAAAGCGGGAAGCATTGGTGATATGGCGACATTCAGCCTCAACACCACGAAGAACCTGCCGGGGGGCGAAGGCGGATTCTTTGTAACGGATAGCGAGGAATACAGGGGCAAGGCGAATATGCTCAGGATGTTTGGCGAATACGTCAAGCCGAACGAGGGGCGAAAGTATCAGGCCTACACCATGGGCTGGAATTACAGGACTCAAGAAATGCCCTGCGCCTTTACCCGCAGTCAGTTGAAGAGATTAGATAGCGTGAACGAGAATGCCCGACGCAACGCCGAATACTTAACGAGTGAATTAAGCAAGATCCCGGGAGTTATCCCGCCTTATGTACCTCCTGATCGAACGAGTATCTATCACAAGTATAGAATTCGCCTGAATCCCGCCGCACTTGGCCTTGATGTTCCTGTGTCTGAGTTTAGGGCTAAAGTCCAGGCTGCGCTCCAGGCTGAGGGCGTGGATGCGGTGCGATGGCAGACTAGTCCGATCCCTGGCCAGCCCCTCTTTCAGATCATGGAGGGGTATGGGAAGGGATGCCCATGGACATGCAAATTCAACGAAGGAGTTACCTACTCGTATGACCCTGCCGATTATCCTGAAACGGTAAAGTTGATTGAAGACTCGCTTGTGATATGTTCAGAAACTTATCCGATTTATTGCCAGACGATGGATCTAATGAAACGCTATGTGGAGGCGTTCTATAAGGTATTTGAGAATATTGATCAGGTGCTTAAGGTTGAGGTCACGGGGGATGAGGAGCAAGTCGCAGGGATAACTATGAGAAAGATAGGTTAAATCGCAAGA
Coding sequences within:
- a CDS encoding DegT/DnrJ/EryC1/StrS family aminotransferase, whose amino-acid sequence is MGASLAIAGGTKAISDDMKVRWPVITHEDKDAVLQVLDSGILWGLYAPQMRALEKEFAEYIGVKFCLTMNSGTAALHAAVAAAGVGPGDEVITPAFSFLASAVAVLHHNAIPVFVDIDPRTFNIDVTKIEEKITPRTKAIMPVHIHGLPADMDEVLAIAKRHGLVVIEDACQAHGAIYKGRKAGSIGDMATFSLNTTKNLPGGEGGFFVTDSEEYRGKANMLRMFGEYVKPNEGRKYQAYTMGWNYRTQEMPCAFTRSQLKRLDSVNENARRNAEYLTSELSKIPGVIPPYVPPDRTSIYHKYRIRLNPAALGLDVPVSEFRAKVQAALQAEGVDAVRWQTSPIPGQPLFQIMEGYGKGCPWTCKFNEGVTYSYDPADYPETVKLIEDSLVICSETYPIYCQTMDLMKRYVEAFYKVFENIDQVLKVEVTGDEEQVAGITMRKIG